The following DNA comes from Lynx canadensis isolate LIC74 chromosome B1, mLynCan4.pri.v2, whole genome shotgun sequence.
ATGATGAACAGTGGATCCTTTTGTTAATAAAACTGAGCAACAAGTAGTCAAAAATCTGCTTTCAATTATTCCTGCTACACAAGGTCCTACTTAAGAAATGTTGTTGTCTGCTCTTGTCTCCTGGGAGCTTCTAGATATTTACTTGTGCAGATCACCTCCTGAATGGGGTAGAGTGAACCTCACATTCCAACCGTTTGTACCAGTTCCAAGTATGGGGTCTGTGGGTTCATGCACCAGCCTCCACCCTTCAGACAGTAATCTTTCCTCATTCACTTAGCATCAGTGTCATGAATATCATTGTCTGTAATTTGTCATAGTACAGTGAAACTTTCTGGGCTCTGGAAAAGCTGTTATCTCTTATATACAGCAGCTCCAAATTTACATGCTTTCTGACTTCttcattgtacttttttttttttttttttttaattttttttttttcaacgtttatttatttttgggacagagagagacagagcatgaacaggggaggggcagagagagagggagacacagaatcggaaacaggctccaggctctgagccatcagcccagagcccgacgcggggctcgaactcacagaccgcgagatcgtgacctggctgaagtcggacgcttaaccgactgcgccacccaggcgccccttcattgtACTTTTTAATATCTCTctatcttttcctgttttttcagTGTGTCAGCTGTAGGAACTTGATGTATTCAGATTATCATGTCTCTCTCAATTTGTTGCTTTCGGTCTGATATAAGTTGGAAAAAACACATATCCATTTTTATGGGAATTGTGTCAATGAATGAGATCctatgactaaaaaaaaaaattcctgtgtcCACAAAGAGTAGAGTATATGTTATCTTGTCTACCTTTTCCTGGTTTGTaagaatacttcttttttttttttttaattttttttttcaacgtttatttatttttgggacagagagagacagagcatgaacgggggaggggcagagagagagggagacacagaatcggaaacaggctccaggctctgagccatcagcccagagcccgacgcggggctcgaactcccggaccgcgagatcgtgacccccggaccgcgagatcgtgacctgtctgaagtcggacgcttaaccgactgcgccacccaggcgcccctgtaagaaTACTTCTAACGTCGACCTGTAGGTGTTTCCTAGGCAGGTGTGGTTGTGGGCGCTCCAGTGTATGTGCAGGATGCTGCCCAGGGGCCATCCCAGCTGCCATTGCTGCTTTTAGGATACTGCAGTTGGAGTTAGGCAGCTGTGGAGCCCCATCTGTCCTGCTAGCTTGTGTTCCCTGCAGGAgaacataaattattttccacACAGATCAGAGCTGGAATGGTATAGACTCATGAGTGTATTTCTTAGTTTCTGAGACTAGATTCTTGCTTGCCCTTTTGCACAATTATATCCCCACCCCTTTGTCTCAGTCACAAGCATGGGATCTGTGGGCTGGTGTGCCTGCTTCCACCCCTTCACCAGTCATGAATGCCCAGTTTGGACTATATTAATCATATCTTTTCAAATGGCTCCATAAACAGTGGTATCACCTGTGCCAGCCCAGCCACAACTGGTTTTGGTGAGGTGCAAGTCATGGAGGTGGAGGGAGTAGGTGGTTCTTCCTTGTGCCACAAACTTGGCCTTATTCCAATCTTCACCCTCACAAAAGGACTTATCCTGTCATGTGCCACAGCGATTTAGCCATCAAGCCACAGGTAGATTGGCTTTCCAACCTGTCACCcaccttcctctctgttccttttatcTCATGTTGCCCTGGCCAAACTGGGTTGAGGATCTGAAAGTCTGGCCAGTGGTGGGCATGGCTTCACAATGACCACGATGAGTTTTTCTCAGGCTCACCTAGTCATTCAGACTCACAGCCCCAATAGGCCACACTTGGTCCATTTTTCTCTGGAAGATATAGGAGAGGAAATACAACACAGGCTTCCTACTTTCATACCTCTAGTTCATACACGGTCCTTTTAGCATGGATGCTGTTTACCATTCAAGAGTCATTTTACCCAAAAGTAATGTTTTTGGTAACACAGTGGACATTTTACATGTGTCAGATTTTGAGAAAAGAGCTAGAAATTTAATCCTATGTAAGATTAGTCACTAGAGAAAGAGATAAATGGGTTTGTTAACCCTTCACCCATGAGAAGTCATGGGTTGTAGCAGATGGCAGAGTTATGGCCAAATTGAATACTGGTGTAGACTCTTGAGAATGTCTTGTAGTTTCTGGCAATAGCTCCTTGATTGCCCTTTTGTACAATTTTAGATTCTCAAAAGGAGTGATATAATATTTTGGAGGGATAAAAGGACTGCcctttaaaagagaataaagtatTCTCTGAGTCCAAAGAAAAGAGACCATAGTCACATAGTTAACTTCTAAGACAGTTGATTTAAGCCTTTGTCTAGTAAGTCAATGCCCATGTTTCTTCAGAAACCATTTATATTaacttcttctccttttttatccaatttttaaaatcctttgtgattttatttttgtgttcggtgtaagaagtggtccagttttcccaacaccatttgctgaataGACTGTCTTCTCCTCATTGTATATTCCTGCCTCCTTTATTGTAAATGAATGGGCCAtgtaaatgtgggtttatttctgggctctctattctgctctattgatctatgtgtctatttttgtgccagtatcgttttgggtttttttgttttctttctttctttctttctttctttctttctttctttctttctttctttcttgtactAAAGCTTTGCAGTGTATTTTGAAATCTAACACTGTGATAcctctgctttgttcttctttctcaagatttctttggctattcagggtcttttgttgttccatacaaattttcatattatttgttctagttctatgaaaaatgatgttggcatattgcactaaatctgtagattgccttgggtagtgtggacattttaacaatattgattcttccaatccataagcatggaatatcttttaatttttttgtgtcatcttcactttctttcatcagtgttttatagtttttagagtgcAGACCTTTTACCTTCTTGATTaaggttattcctaggtattttattatttttggtacaattataaatggtattgttatTCTTAATTTCCAATTGTACagcatagaagaaatggataaaatccaTTTGTAATAACCTACTGAAACAgaatcaggaagaagaaaatgtgaatagactGATTGCTAGCAATAAAAttggatcagtaatcaaaaaactctcaacaaacaaaagttcaggaccagatggcttcacagatgaattctagcaaactttaaagaagagttaatatctagtcttctcaaactattccaaaaatagaagaggaagaaaagtttcaaaattgATTCTATGAGACCAATGTTACCCTgttatcaaaaccagataaagacactaaaaaaagaactacaacccagtatctctgatgaacaaagatgcaaaagtcctcaacagaatattagcaaactgaatccaataatacactgaaaaaaaatcattgaccagtatcaaatgggatttattccagggattaagtgtggttcagtatttgcaaatcaatcagtgtgatacatcacatcaacaagagaaaggataaaaccatAGGATCATCTTaatagacgcagaaaaagcatttgacaaagtataacatcaaTTCATGATGAAAACTGTCATCAAAGTGGGTTTACAGAGAAAATACCTCAAcctaataaaggccttatatgaaaaacccacagctaacatcatactcaatggtgaaaaactgagacctttttctctaagatcaggaacaagacaaggatgtccactctcaccacttttattcaacatggtactggaagtcctagccacagcaatcagacaagaaaaagaaataaaaggaatccaaattggcaaggaagaagtacaaTTTTCACTACTTGCACATGACAtggtactatatatagaaaaccctaaagagtccaaccaaaaattactagaattgataaatgaattcagtaaagtcacagaatacaaaattaatatacagaaattttgATGCATTTCTATATACTCTGTTTAAATTAATGGACtctatttttttagagcagttttagttttacagaaaaattgagtaaATAGTTCAGAAAGTTCTCATGTACCCCTTCTCCACTAGACAGTTTTTCCACAACATTTTGCATTAGTGTGGTATATTATATAATAGACATATTagtattaactaaagtccataatttacatttGGATTCAGCCTTTGTGTTATATAGTTCTGTGGGCTTTGAAAAATGCATAAGGTCATATATCCACAATTATAATATCATATGGAAGGAACAGTTTTACTGtactaaaaatcctctgtgccctggttattcatccctccctctccaaaaccctaaaaaccactgatctttttatctttagttttgcctttttacgAATGTCATAGAATTGGAATTatacagcatgtagccttttcagatttgtttcttttacttagaaaTATGCCTTCTGGTTCTTCTATGACTCTTTGTGGCTTGATCACTTATTTCTTTGCAGGACTGAATAACATCCCATTgtttggatataccacagtttgtttacctTTCaacccactgaaggacatcttgttGCTTTCAGTTTTGGggagttatgaataaagctgctacaaacatctaCATGCAAGCTTTTTTTGTGGACTAGATTTTCAATtcatttaggtaaatacctaagaTTGTAATTGCCAGAGAATATGGTAAGAGTGCACCTAAGAAACTGtcagactgtcttccaaaatgtctgtaccattttgaattcccaccaaaAATGAATGAGAATCACTGTTGCTCCATACCCTTACCAATATTTGGTGTTGTTTCaggattttggccattttaatgggtgtataatggtatctcattgttttaatttgcaattctctgGTGACAtctgatattgagtatcttttcatatacttatttgctATTTGGTGAGGTCTCTGTTCagatcttttccccatttttaaattgtgttattttcttattgctgaattcaagagttcattgtatattttggacacaagtcctttatcagatatgtgttgtgtaaatattttctcccagccagTGGCTTGTTTTTTCATTGCCTGAATTGTGTCTTTTGCAAagtagaaaaatttaattttaatgaagtccaatttaacaatgttttctttgatggattgtgcttttgatgttgtGTCTAAAAGGTCATAtccaaacccaaggtcacctaAATTTTCACCTATATTATCCCCTAGACGTTttctagttttatgttttacatttaggtttatgatccatttATGGCTAATTTTGGTCAAAAGTGTAATACCTGTGTctagatcctctctctctctctctctctctctttttttttttttttttttttgcatatggatgtctagtagttctagcaccatttgttgaaaagattatcttttctttactgaattgcctttgcttctttgtcaaagaccAGTTGGCTATATTTGTGTAGGCCTATTTCTGAGTTATTCATTTTGGTCCATTGatctgtttattctttcaccagtatcatactgtcttgattactgtagctttataggaagtcttgaagttgggtaaCGTcacttctcagtttccttttttttttgtttattttatatttgagagagatagagcatgagccagggaaggacagagtgagagagagagagaggcacagaatccaaagcaggttccaggctctgagctgtcagcacagagtccaacatggggctggaactcaaactgtgaggtcatgacctgagctgaggttggatgcttaaccgattgagccatccagatgccccaggtagtgttagttctctaattttgttcttttcctttttatcctaTAAATGGGTaatagtttataatttatttgcatGCCTCTGTTGTTTAAAGTaggcattttgaatattataatgtgGTAACTCAGGTTCTCCTGTCTCCCAGGGTTTGCTGTTGCTGATTGTCGTGGGAGTACTGTTGGCTGTTTGTTTAGTGACTGCTCTGAACTATTTTGTAAAGACTATATTCTTTGTTATGTGTGGCCATTGTATTCTGTGCTTGATTCACTTAGTGGCCAGCTAGTGCTTTGATAGAGATTTTCTTAAATATCTagagataaaatgaaacaaaactttgGATTTTTGTAGATTGGTTCTGTGTGGAAACATTTCCTGGATGTTTATCCAGGCTGTTTACAACTCTGCCCTAGCTTTCACTTTTGGCTTTCACAGAGCCAAAGGTCAACCAAAGGTGAAAGTTTAGGATTTTCTTAGCTCTTTTCTGAACATGCATCCAGCCCTAGACATGGGTGGCTTTCTAGATTTCCTGGTTCACATGGAGATTTCCAAAGACTTATCTACCACGTATCTCTTTTGTGAGCTTCTTCCTTCCCTGGCTTTTTGATGTGTGTGCTGTTTGTCACATTTGCTATTCCTTGTTCCAGTGCCTGTGGCTAGTATATTTGCCTATAAAGATTTTCAGTAAACATTACCCAGGAGGTTTCTCCAGCCCTGAGAAAGTTCTGAAAAGGGTGAAACAAAGCCAAGCCCCTGAGTGCATCCCTCAGAGAATGCCTAGACAGGTTAAAACACAGAAGCACAATTTTTTGATGATAAGGTCTGTATTGCCTCCCCTGGTACCAGCAAGCTGCATAACTGGAGAATATATCACATTTAATTATGCAAACAGAAATGACTCTGATAGTGAATGAAAAGATCACTGGGATTTTGTGTTAGGAAGTGGAGGTCTGAGAGCAATCATCCAATATTTATATGTCTTAATGTATATTGTATTTCTAGAATTTGGACACATATCAAGATGCCCTGAAGAACAGCACAACCCTTTGGGGAATAGCCTTTTAAACATCATGACCAAAGACAAAGAATCTATCACCAGAAGCTTTTGCTTTGTGTACATTTTGACCTTAATAGTTGGAACCATAATCCAGTTCTCTGATGAAAGTGAATTTGCAGTAGACATGTCGAAAATGAAACTTACGCATGTTCCAAAAGACCTGTCACCAAAAACCAAAGTCTTAGATATATCTCAAAACTACATATCTAAGCTTCACATCTCTGACATTAGCTATCTCTTAGGGCTGGAAGTTTTGACACTTTCCTATAATAGACTCCAGTGCCTCGATTTTAGCATTTTCAAGTTCAACCAGGATTTGGAATATTTGGATTTATCTCACAATCAGTTGCAGAAGACCTCTTGCCACCTTATCAGGAGTCTCAAGCATTTAGACCTCTCATTCAATGACTTTGATGTCCTGCCCATCTGTAAGGAATTTGGCAACTTGACGCAACTGAATTTCTTAGGATTAAGTGGTACAAGGTTACGACAATTAGATCTGCTACCAATTGCTCATTTGCATCTAAGTCACATCCTTCTGGATTTAGAAGGTTATTATgcaaaagaaagtgaaacagaaagTCTTCAAATTCTGAATACAAAAATACTTCACCTTGTTTTTCACCCAAATCAGTTATTCTCTGTCCAAGTGAACATATCAGTTAACAGTTTAAGGTGCTTACAACTGACTAATATTAAATTGAATAATGACAACTGTCAAattctaattaaatttttatcAGAACTCATTAGAGGcccaactttactgaattttacTCTCAAACATGTGGAAACAACTTGGAAATGCCTGGTTagagtttttcaatttctttggccCAAACCTGTAGAATATCTCAATATTTACAATTTAATAATAGTTGAAAGCATTGATGAAGAAGATTTTACTTATTCTAAAACAGCACTGAAAGCATTGAAAATAGAGCATGTTACAaacagagtttttatttattcacagacggtgttatatacatttttttctgagatgaACATTATGATGTTAACCCTATCAGATACACCTTTTATACACATGCTTTGTCCTCAGACATCAagcacatttaaatttttgaactTTACCCAGAATGTTTTCACAGACAGTGTATTTCAAAACTGTTCCAAACTAGTTAGATTGGAAACCCTTATCTTAcgaaagaataaattaaaaggcCTTTACAATATAGGTCTCATGACTAAGCATATGACATCTTTGGAAATATTGGATGTTAGTTGGAATTCTTTGGAATATGATAGACATGATGGAAATTGCACTTGGGGTGGGAGTATAGTGGTGTTAAATTTGTCTTCAAATATACTTACTGACTCTGTTTTCAGATGTTTACCTCCTAAGGTCAAGGTACTTGATCTTTATGATAACCAAATAAGAAGCATTCCTAAACTAATCATGAAACTAGAAGCTTTGCAAGAACTCAATGTTGCCTCCAATTCCTTAGCCCACCTTCCTGACTGTGGAGCTTTTAGCAGCCTTTCTGTACTGATCATTGACCATAATTCAATTTCCAACCCATCAGCTGATTTCTTCCACAGCTGCCAGAAGATTAGGTCCATAAGAGCAGGAAACAATCCATTCCAATGCACCTGTGAGCTAAGAGAATTTATCCAGAATATAGGCCAAGTATCAAGTGAAGTGGTAGAGGGTTGGCCTGATTCTTATAAGTGTGACAATCCAGAAAGTTATAAGGGAACCCCACTAAAGGACTTTCATGTGTCTCAGTTATCCTGCAACACAGCTCTGCTGCTTGTCACCATTGGGGTCACTGTGCTGGTGTTGACTGTTACTGTGACTGCCCTCTGTATGTACTTTGATCTGCCCTGGTATCTCAGGATGGTGTGTCAGTGGACCCAGACCCGGCACAGGGCAAGGAACCTACCCTTAGAAGAACTCCAAAGAACCCTTCAGTTCCATGCTTTTATTTCATACAGTGAACACGATTCTGCCTGGGTGAAGAATGAACTGGTACCTTacctagaaaaagaagacctAAGGATTTGTCTCCATGAGAGAAACTTTGTTCCTGGCAAGAGCATTGTGGAAAATATCATCAACTGCATTGAGAAAAGTTACAAGTCCATCTTTGTTTTGTCTCCCAACTTTGTTCAGAGTGAGTGGTGTCATTATGAACTCTACTTTGCTCATCACAATCTCTTTCATGAAGGATCTAATAATTTAATCCTGATCTTGCTGGAACCCATTCCACAGAACTGCATTCCCAGCAAGTATCACAAGCTGAAGGCTCTCATGACACAGCGGACTTACTTGGAATGGCCCAAGGAGAAGAGCAAACATGGACTTTTTTGGGCTAATATTAGAGCTGCTTTTAACATGAAGTTGACATTAATTGCTGAAAATAATAATGCAGAAACTtataaaaaatcaggaaattcaATTTAAGAAACCATCATTAACTTGGATTCTGATGAACATGATGATTTTAAGTTTCTGTCTAGATGATACCTCTATTATATCTACACATTCTGGAAGACTAAATGAAAACTAGGTTTTAACGAAGCTGAGGACCAAGGCTGGAGGCTGAGGTGGTGCTCAAACTTGCCTATTACAGGTAGCTCAGTCTCTTCTGGTTCAACCATTCAGTTTTGAGTGGAAACACACAAGTAAATGGTCATTCAAGgacctttcctctcccttctcctttcccaaaGAGAGTCTGTGTGAGCAGGAGTTTATGGGACTTTATGGCAGCAAGGAAAGTCAAACTCAGAAGTGTACCCAATGGCCCTTGGAGTGTCCTATGGAGCCTCATTGAACTCTGGGTGAGCTTTGTCATCCTGTTCAACTTTGGAGCTTGGGAAAAATTAGaccatttatggaaaataaagaattttagtTCACATCtgaggaaattatttaatttctgatgCTGTCACACAAATATGCAATTAACCAGTGGGGACTCATgacataataatttatatatataaaggaaaatacagttgccccttgaacaacatgggtttgaattacATGGATCTGCttgtagttcctttttttttttaatggactttttacagtacagtactataattatattttctcttccttgtgactctcttaatgttttcttttttatagtatattttattgtgagaatacagtatttaatacatgtaacatccaaaatgtatgttaattatttatgttatcggtaaggcttctggtcaacaggagGCCATTTTGAAGTTATTAAGGTAAGTTGAGGTTATTGAGGTAATTAAGTTTTGGGGTTgttaaaagttatacacagatttgtGACTACACagggggtcagcacccctaacccccatgttgttcaagggtcaactgtatagcCTTTAGTTACAGGCTGTTAAGGACAAAGACATGGATTTATTTGTTTGCAAAGGAAACTCCGAGCCAACTTTATTTGTAACTGGTTATTGAATAGGAGTTTTCTGGTTGTCTTAGTTTTAGCAAATGCCTCAAAGCTGACAAAAGGTAATAAATGCCACCACATTTTAAGTGGAGATACTAGACATAGCCAGGCTGGATGTATTAAAGAATAGCAGAAAGAGCCTTGTAACTACCAACACATATCACCTATCTCCAGAATAGATTCAAAAGGGTGGTTAGATATCATTAAGTAGAGGTTCTAGACCTATGGGGAGATTGCTTTGGATTTCTTCCAAAGGTAAATGAGAGGGTCTCTAAGCATAATATAAAAGTATCCTGGCATCCCACTCTCAGCCTGCAGCTTATAGAATAACAAGAGTACACAAATTCAGTGCATGATGTGAGAGCTCTTGGAAGAGCCTGATGAGTGTCCCTGGGAGTTttgtggcaggggtggggattGTGCACATAAAGATTGGTaaataatgttttgaaaatataggtgcttgataaattttgttgaaatgaatggatgagtgcTACCCACCTAGAGAATTCAGTAGGTGAGAGGTTGATGTGGATAGCCCAAAATGGGAAtatgaggagagaagagaagcaatGATTGCAACCTGACTTCCATTTTTTGTCATGGCAAAGTCTGTGAATTTCTTGTAGACCATGTTGACTATGGGAAGGGTAGGTGGGCTTGAGTTGTCATGATGGGACTTCAGCTACCAGGGCAACCTGTTTGCAAAGGGACTATAGTAATAGAAGCC
Coding sequences within:
- the TLR6 gene encoding toll-like receptor 6, which codes for MTKDKESITRSFCFVYILTLIVGTIIQFSDESEFAVDMSKMKLTHVPKDLSPKTKVLDISQNYISKLHISDISYLLGLEVLTLSYNRLQCLDFSIFKFNQDLEYLDLSHNQLQKTSCHLIRSLKHLDLSFNDFDVLPICKEFGNLTQLNFLGLSGTRLRQLDLLPIAHLHLSHILLDLEGYYAKESETESLQILNTKILHLVFHPNQLFSVQVNISVNSLRCLQLTNIKLNNDNCQILIKFLSELIRGPTLLNFTLKHVETTWKCLVRVFQFLWPKPVEYLNIYNLIIVESIDEEDFTYSKTALKALKIEHVTNRVFIYSQTVLYTFFSEMNIMMLTLSDTPFIHMLCPQTSSTFKFLNFTQNVFTDSVFQNCSKLVRLETLILRKNKLKGLYNIGLMTKHMTSLEILDVSWNSLEYDRHDGNCTWGGSIVVLNLSSNILTDSVFRCLPPKVKVLDLYDNQIRSIPKLIMKLEALQELNVASNSLAHLPDCGAFSSLSVLIIDHNSISNPSADFFHSCQKIRSIRAGNNPFQCTCELREFIQNIGQVSSEVVEGWPDSYKCDNPESYKGTPLKDFHVSQLSCNTALLLVTIGVTVLVLTVTVTALCMYFDLPWYLRMVCQWTQTRHRARNLPLEELQRTLQFHAFISYSEHDSAWVKNELVPYLEKEDLRICLHERNFVPGKSIVENIINCIEKSYKSIFVLSPNFVQSEWCHYELYFAHHNLFHEGSNNLILILLEPIPQNCIPSKYHKLKALMTQRTYLEWPKEKSKHGLFWANIRAAFNMKLTLIAENNNAETYKKSGNSI